A window of the Oryza brachyantha chromosome 5, ObraRS2, whole genome shotgun sequence genome harbors these coding sequences:
- the LOC121054567 gene encoding uncharacterized protein LOC121054567: MVVAKMRWAAEGDDDHRLPGGKRAASLGILAFEAATTMAKLLSLSRSLSEKEVAKLRSHAMRAAGVEYLSSTDQSFLLRLACAEAVAALDAAAAAVARLGARCGLDFAGPYTSLKAGAPDARLDQFVARGLKVKAKRMERLVAATAKLCAEMEALDELEAAEQKLARRGWGRLSGPIPSPAATAAAAGDALHLDIRAQRARVRRLKEESLWSQSYEKVVILMARAACAAFVRVCVIFGANVPGLPPPLPPTDAVHSRLCKLLLHPMSAAAAAVAAQPRSLSGPIQRRDVPLRIEMSSNSCPIIRSQWQQPGKTPPGADYWRKLLEPPPGTVGGAGLDLQYANVITTAERLLLETGAEGRHEEAREELYAMLPSKPRAAVRAKLRGWWRERGAGAGAAPPLDAGLAEGWRSAAGRILAWLAPMARDTARWHAERSMDRRRRFEVGGGGARAWALQTLRWADAEKAEAAVVEVLVALSCVCWYEERRRREASLRL; the protein is encoded by the coding sequence ATGGTCGTTGCCAAGATGCGGTGGGCAGCCGAGGGCGATGATGATCACCGGCTGCCGGGAGGCAAGCGGGCGGCGTCGCTCGGCATACTGGCGTTCGAGGCGGCGACCACGATGGCGAAGCTCCTGTCGCTGAGCCGGTCGCTGTCGGAGAAGGAGGTGGCGAAGCTACGGTCGCACGCCATGCGGGCGGCGGGCGTGGAGTATCTTAGCTCGACTGATCAGTCGTTCCTGCTCCGGCTGGCgtgcgcggaggcggtggcggcgctggacgccgcggcggcggcggtcgctcGGCTCGGTGCGCGGTGTGGGCTCGACTTCGCGGGGCCGTACACGAGCCTCAAGGCCGGCGCGCCCGACGCGCGGCTGGATCAGTTCGTGGCCAGGGGGCTCAAGGTGAAGGCCAAGAGGATGGAGCGGCTCGTCGCTGCCACGGCCAAGCTCTGCGCCGAGATGGAGGCGCTCGACGAgctcgaggcggcggagcagaaGCTCGCACGCCGCGGGTGGGGCCGCCTGAGCGGGCCGATCCCCtcgcccgccgccaccgctgcggccgccggcgacgcgctcCATCTGGATATCAGGGCGCAGCGCGCCAGAGTGCGGCGGCTCAAGGAGGAGTCGCTCTGGAGCCAGAGCTACGAGAAGGTCGTCATCCTCATGGCCCGCGCCGCCTGCGCTGCGTTCGTCCGAGTTTGCGTTATCTTCGGCGCCAACGTCCCCGGcctgccaccgccgctccctcccACCGACGCCGTCCACAGCCGCCTCTGCAAGCTGCTGCTCCACCCaatgtcggcggcggcggcggcggtggcggcgcagccCAGGTCGTTGTCAGGTCCCATCCAACGTCGAGACGTGCCGCTGCGCATTGAGATGAGCAGCAACTCGTGCCCGATCATACGCTCGCAGTGGCAGCAGCCAGGGAAGACGCCGCCGGGCGCCGACTACTGGCGGAAGCTCCtggagccgccgccgggcaCGGTGGGCGGCGCAGGGCTGGACCTGCAGTACGCGAACGTGATCACCACGGCGGAGCGGCTGCTGCTGGAGACGGGGGCCGAGGGGCGCCACGAGGAGGCGCGCGAGGAGCTGTACGCGATGCTGCCGTCCAAGCCGCGGGCGGCCGTGCGGGCGAAGCTGCGCGGGTGgtggagggagagaggcgcgggcgcgggcgcggcgccgccgctggacGCGGGGCTCGCGGAGGGgtggaggtcggcggcggggcgcatcCTGGCGTGGCTGGCGCCGATGGCGCGGGACACGGCGCGGTGGCACGCGGAGCGGAGCATggacaggcggcggcggttcgaggtgggcggcggcggcgcgcgggcgtgGGCGCTGCAGACGCTGCGGTGGGCCGACGCGGAGAAGGCGGAGGCcgcggtggtggaggtgcTCGTCGCGCTCAGCTGCGTGTGCTGGtacgaggagcggcggcggcgggaggcgtcTCTCCGGTTGTGA